The proteins below come from a single bacterium BMS3Abin14 genomic window:
- the htrB_2 gene encoding lipid A biosynthesis lauroyl acyltransferase, with the protein MTGKVHTLLSRFIILFLKAGSVLPLRVLHGIGSGIGLILASFPNEPRWITRSNLNVCFPGIDADRFRELEQGSLKETCKGFMELAVFWGRRRPDSGKFVQQVNGGEILESAFKTGKGVILLVPHLGSWEFLSHYLALNYPITALFRPLRMPSLQGFVLSGRQLEGARLVPTTPAGIRSLFRALQRGELVAILPDQDPGREGSVFAPFFGVQASTMLLASRLARRSGAEVLANFALRLPRGGGYDVFIRTVPEEIKSDDPEISAAALNRAVESCVREDPGQYLWSYKRFKTRPEGDNRTIYAKGQY; encoded by the coding sequence TTGACGGGAAAGGTGCATACCCTTTTATCCAGATTCATCATCCTTTTTCTGAAAGCCGGGTCCGTGCTGCCGCTCCGTGTCCTGCACGGAATAGGCTCTGGCATCGGGTTAATACTGGCCTCTTTTCCCAACGAACCGAGGTGGATCACCCGCTCGAACCTGAATGTGTGCTTCCCCGGGATTGATGCAGACCGATTCAGAGAACTGGAGCAAGGCAGCCTGAAGGAGACCTGCAAGGGGTTCATGGAGCTTGCCGTTTTCTGGGGCCGCAGGAGACCCGACTCCGGTAAATTTGTGCAGCAGGTAAACGGAGGGGAGATCCTCGAATCGGCATTCAAAACAGGAAAAGGAGTGATCCTGCTCGTGCCGCACCTTGGATCCTGGGAGTTTCTGTCCCACTATCTTGCCCTGAACTATCCGATTACCGCTCTTTTCAGGCCCCTCCGGATGCCCTCTCTCCAGGGTTTTGTTCTGTCCGGGCGCCAACTCGAGGGTGCCCGGCTCGTTCCCACAACGCCTGCCGGCATTCGTTCCCTGTTCCGCGCCCTCCAGCGCGGGGAACTCGTCGCTATCCTGCCTGATCAGGATCCGGGGCGAGAAGGAAGTGTCTTCGCCCCGTTCTTTGGGGTCCAGGCGAGCACCATGCTCCTTGCCTCAAGGCTGGCCAGGAGATCAGGAGCCGAGGTGCTTGCAAACTTCGCACTGAGGCTGCCCCGAGGTGGGGGATACGATGTTTTCATTCGAACTGTCCCTGAGGAGATAAAAAGTGATGACCCGGAGATATCGGCAGCTGCCCTGAACAGGGCGGTGGAAAGCTGTGTCCGGGAGGATCCCGGACAGTACCTCTGGAGCTACAAGCGGTTCAAGACGCGGCCGGAGGGGGATAACAGGACAATCTACGCGAAAGGGCAGTATTGA